In the Setaria italica strain Yugu1 chromosome VI, Setaria_italica_v2.0, whole genome shotgun sequence genome, one interval contains:
- the LOC101768581 gene encoding putative glycerol-3-phosphate transporter 1: MAQSHDMMSRRPPGLRLFGGAGSLRTYQTLVLVLTFFAYTCFHMTRKITSIVKSALDPQTKVGFSHWGRLHASNSLNIGWLPFNTADGSALLGEIDVAFLAVYSVGMFFAGHIGDRMDLRIFLTIGMLGTAIFTTLFGAGYWLNVHSFYYFLVIQMISGLFQSIGWPSVVAVVGNWFGKSKRGLIMGIWNAHTSIGNIAGSLLAAFLLKFGWGWSFAIPSLIMAFVGLIVYIFLPVNPEVMEIDIDSGESNCVKDTVKEALLEPGQEVKHKAVGFLEAWRIPGVAPFALCLFFSKLVAYTFLYWLPFYISHTRIGGEYLSDAMAGSLSTIFDVGGVLGGVLAGHISDRLNARAITAASFMYCAIPALFLYRTYGSMSIGWNICLMFITGMFVNGPYALITTAVSADLGTHSSLNGNSRALATVTAIIDGTGSVGAAIGPLLTGYISSKSWSAVFTMLMAAALLAGLLLTKLVCAELKGKVPSNASKDATDAQGTYSNEV, translated from the exons ATGGCTCAGTCTCATGACATGATGAGCAGGAGACCTCCTGGTCTTCGGTTATTTGGAGGTGCTGGTTCTCTGAGAACATACCAAACCCTTGTCCTGGTCCTGACATTCTTTGCATACACATGCTTTCACATGACTAGGAAGATCACAAGCATTGTCAAGAGTGCACTTGATCCCCAGACGAAGGTTGGGTTTTCACACTGGGGACGCTTGCACGCAAGCAACAGCTTAAACATTGGCTGGTTGCCATTTAACACTGCTGATGGCTCAGCATTGCTTGGTGAGATTGATGTTGCGTTCCTTGCCGTATATTCTGTTGGAATGTTCTTTGCTGGACATATTGGTGACCGGATGGATTTAAGAATCTTTCTGACAATTGGCATGCTTGGGACCGCCATATTCACAACTCTCTTTGGTGCTGGTTATTGGCTGAATGTTCACAGCTTCTACTACTTCTTGGTTATTCAGATGATTTCTGGTCTGTTTCAATCAATTGGGTGGCCTTCAGTGGTTGCAGTTGTTGGAAACTGGTTTGGGAAGAGCAAGAGAGGGTTGATCATGGGTATATGGAATGCACACACTTCTATTGGGAACATAGCTGGCTCATTACTTGCTGCATTCCTGCTGAAGTTTGGCTGGGGTTGGTCATTTGCCATCCCCAGCCTGATAATGGCTTTTGTTGGGTTGATAGTGTATATTTTCCTGCCGGTTAATCCTGAGGTAATGGAAATAGACATTGACAGTGGTGAATCTAACTGTGTGAAAGACACCGTGAAGGAGGCCCTTTTGGAACCAGGCCAAGAAGTGAAACATAAGGCAGTAGGTTTCTTAGAGGCATGGAGGATTCCTGGAGTGGCACCATTTGCTCTCtgcctcttcttctccaaaTTGGTTGCATATACCTTCCTGTATTGGCTACCATTCTACATCAGCCATACAC GTATTGGTGGTGAGTACCTCTCTGATGCTATGGCTGGTAGCTTATCGACAATCTTCGATGTTGGTGGTGTGTTGGGAGGAGTTCTTGCTGGTCACATCTCCGATCGCTTAAATGCGCGGGCAATCACAGCTGCTAGCTTCATGTATTGTGCGATACCTGCCCTATTCTTGTACCGCACATATGGAAGCATGTCGATAGGTTGGAATATCTGCCTCATGTTCATCACTGGCATGTTTGTCAACGGGCCTTATGCCCTGATCACAACTGCAGTGTCAGCTGACCTTGGCACCCACAGCTCTTTAAATGGCAATTCCCGAGCACTGGCCACTGTGACAGCAATCATTGATGGGACAGGATCTGTCGGCGCTGCCATCGGGCCTTTGCTCACAGGGTACATCTCCTCGAAGAGTTGGAGTGCTGTGTTCACAATGCTGATGGCAGCAGCTCTCCTTGCTGGGCTCCTCTTGACAAAGCTTGTATGTGCTGAGCTGAAAGGAAAAGTGCCTTCCAATGCTAGCAAGGACGCCACTGATGCACAAGGTACCTACTCAAATGAAGTGTAA